The Pseudomonas hefeiensis genomic sequence AGTCACGGTGCGCATCATCACACGATGCAAGGGCAAGCCTTTCAAGGCCGGGAACATCATGTGCGTCTCCTTTCGCCGCAAAAAAGGAAGGTCGCCTGGCGACTCACGGGGTGCTATCCAAGACAAAAGTAACCTGTTGGCGACTTTGGAACAATTTCCCCGGTGCAAGTTCGAGCCGACATGAAAACGGCCACCCGCGGATGGCCGTTCCAATCGGTTATTCAACAGGCCGGTTATGCCTCGTCAACGCCTTTCTTGACTGCGTCCTTGGCCTTGCCCACGGTTTGCTGGACCTCACCTTTTTTCTCCTGGACCACGCCCTCGGCGCGCATTCGGTCATTGTCGGTGGCCTTGCCGACGCCTTGCTTGATGTTGCCGACGGCTTCGTTGGCAACGCCCTTCACTTTATCGCTCGTGCTACCCATGATGTCTCTCCTGTGAACAACAGTACGAAAAGTCATTACATAAGGGTTGACCGAGGCCGTTTGCGGGGAGTTTCATTTTTTCAGCAGCGCATTTCATCGTCAGATGCAGGTTGCGCTTTATGTTTGCCGATCCACCCCCGAGAATGCCCCACGTATTCAGGCTGCGGCCTGAAGCTCCAATCTCGTAGGAACGTTATGAAACTCGATAAAAAGCAGGCCATCGCCCGCAGAAACCAGGAACTGGGCGGCGCCGTACTGGGCGTCAATAACTGCCACTTCAGCGAATTGAACCGTAACCGCAACATCTTCTGGTTCGATATCCCGGTGGCACGCCTGGCCATCGGTCAGTACGAATGGATCCACCTGCTGCTGCACACCCCGGCCACCGATGAGCTGCTGCACCTGAAAGTGCCGACCGTGTTCCTGCGCGAAAAACTCGAGGGCCTGGAAGTGCGTAACCAGGGCAAGCGCAAGGCGGCCCTGAGCCTGGAGCTGAGCGCCGACAAGGATTCGTACCTGCAGGATATGCGCCCGGGTGGCACCAACCTGGATTTTGCGCAGTTCAGGTTGTAACCAATCCGTATAGCTGCCGGGCTTCCTGTGGCGAGGGGATTTATCCCCGCTGGGCTGTGAAGCAGCCCCACGCTTTCATGAGCCACACCAATCTGTCATACAAGACGCAGGGGGTTGCTGCGCAACCCAGCGGGGATAAATCCCCTCGCCACAGGTTTTTGGTGCCTGCCGGGACAATCCCAAACAAAAAGCCCCGCACTGGCGGGGCTTTTTATTGGCAGCGGTTTTACTTCTTCAGACCCAACTTCTTCAGTTCTTCATCACGCAACTCGCGCCGCAGGATCTTGCCGACGTTGGTGGTCGGCAACGCATCGCGGAACTCCACAGCCTTGGGCACTTTGTAGCCCGTGACGTTGGCGCGCATGTGCTCCATCACCTGCTCCTTGGTCAGCGTGACACCCGGGCGAGGCACAATGAAAATCTTGATCGCCTCGCCGGATTTCTCGTCCGGTACACCGATGGCCGCGCATTGCAGCACGCCCGGCAGGGTCGCCAGCACGTCTTCCAGCTCGTTGGGATACACGTTGAAACCGGAGATCAGGATCATGTCTTTCTTGCGATCGACGATGCGCATGTAGCCGTCCGGCTGGATCAGCGCGATATCGCCGGTCTTGAGCCAGCCTTCACTGTCGAGGATCTCGTCGGTGGCGTCCTGACGCTGCCAGTAGCCCTTCATGACCTGTGGACCTTTCACGCACAGTTCACCGATTTCGCCCAATGGCAGTTCTTCGCCCGCGTCATTGATAATCTTGCACAGCGTCGACGGCACCGGAATGCCGATGGTGCCAACGTGAATTTTCTGGATCGGGTTAACGGTGGCGACCGGGCTGGTTTCGGTCATGCCATAACCTTCGCAGATCGGGCAGCCGGTCACCGCTTTCCAGCGCTCGGCCGCCGCCAATTGCAGCGCCATGCCGCCGGACAACGTTACCTTCAATGCCGAGAAGTCCAGGTTGCGGAAGGCTTCGTTGTTGCACAGGGCCACGAACAACGTGTTGAGGCCGACAAAACCGCTGGATTTCCACTTCGACAGTTCCTTGACCATCGCCGGAAGGTCGCGCGGGTTGCTGATCAGGATGTTGTGATTGCCGATCAGCATCATCGCCATGCAATGGAAGGTGAAAGCGTAGATGTGATACAGAGGCAGCGGCGTGATCAGGACCTCGCAACCTTCATTGAGGTTGGAACCCATCAGTGCCTTGCACTGCAACATGTTCGCCACCAGGTTGCGGTGGGTGAGCA encodes the following:
- a CDS encoding CsbD family protein, with the translated sequence MGSTSDKVKGVANEAVGNIKQGVGKATDNDRMRAEGVVQEKKGEVQQTVGKAKDAVKKGVDEA
- the fadD1 gene encoding long-chain-fatty-acid--CoA ligase FadD1 → MIEDFWKDKYPAGIAADINPDEYPNIQAVLKQSCQRFADKPAFSNLGKTITYGELYELSGAFAAYLQQHTDLQPGDRIAVQLPNVLQYPVAVFGAIRAGLIVVNTNPLYTAREMEHQFNDSGAKALVCLANMAHLAEVVVPKTGVKHVIVTEVADLLPPLKRLLINSVIKYVKKMVPAYHLPKAVKFNDVLSKGHGQPVTEANPTSDDVAVLQYTGGTTGVAKGAMLTHRNLVANMLQCKALMGSNLNEGCEVLITPLPLYHIYAFTFHCMAMMLIGNHNILISNPRDLPAMVKELSKWKSSGFVGLNTLFVALCNNEAFRNLDFSALKVTLSGGMALQLAAAERWKAVTGCPICEGYGMTETSPVATVNPIQKIHVGTIGIPVPSTLCKIINDAGEELPLGEIGELCVKGPQVMKGYWQRQDATDEILDSEGWLKTGDIALIQPDGYMRIVDRKKDMILISGFNVYPNELEDVLATLPGVLQCAAIGVPDEKSGEAIKIFIVPRPGVTLTKEQVMEHMRANVTGYKVPKAVEFRDALPTTNVGKILRRELRDEELKKLGLKK